The following are encoded in a window of Mycobacterium decipiens genomic DNA:
- a CDS encoding ABC transporter permease — MHYLMTHLGTGWALTVVHLRLSLLPVLIGLAIAVPLGLLVQRAPMLRRLSTATASVLFTIPSLALFVVLPLIIGTRILDEANVIVALTVYTTALLVRAVLEALDAVPAQVRDAATAVGYSPIARMFKVELPLSIPVLVAGLRVVVVTNIAMVSVGSVIGIGGLGTWFTAGYQTNKSDQIVAGIIAIFLLAIVLDMTINLAGRLATPWERAPRTARRRRWVAAPIAGGAR, encoded by the coding sequence GTGCACTACCTGATGACACACCTCGGCACGGGCTGGGCGCTGACCGTCGTCCATCTCCGGCTGTCGTTGCTACCGGTGTTGATCGGGTTGGCGATCGCGGTGCCCCTGGGTCTGCTGGTGCAGCGCGCGCCGATGCTCCGCCGGTTGTCGACGGCAACCGCCAGCGTGTTGTTCACCATCCCGTCGCTGGCGCTGTTCGTGGTGTTGCCGCTGATCATCGGAACCCGGATCCTCGACGAGGCCAACGTGATCGTGGCGCTGACGGTCTACACCACGGCCCTGTTGGTGCGTGCCGTGCTCGAAGCGCTGGACGCGGTTCCGGCCCAGGTTCGTGACGCGGCCACCGCGGTCGGCTACTCGCCGATAGCTCGGATGTTCAAAGTCGAACTACCGCTGTCCATCCCGGTGCTGGTCGCCGGGTTGCGGGTGGTCGTGGTTACCAATATCGCCATGGTGTCGGTGGGTTCGGTGATCGGAATCGGCGGCCTGGGAACCTGGTTCACCGCGGGGTACCAGACCAACAAGAGCGACCAGATCGTCGCCGGCATCATCGCGATATTTCTGCTGGCGATCGTTCTCGACATGACGATCAACCTGGCCGGCCGGCTGGCTACGCCATGGGAACGCGCGCCGCGCACCGCGCGTCGGCGGCGCTGGGTCGCGGCGCCCATCGCGGGGGGCGCCCGATGA
- a CDS encoding YbjQ family protein: protein MLVVTTNDIPGWEIQRVCGEVFGLTVRSRNAFSQLGAGFKSMFGGELGGMTRNLAESRNEAMSRLINEARNKGGNAIIGMRFDTTELGDVWTEICAYGTAVQAVPVTDGARYTAAQLGYGGASQPQQQPYGAG from the coding sequence ATGCTCGTCGTCACGACCAATGACATTCCCGGTTGGGAGATCCAACGCGTGTGCGGCGAGGTTTTCGGGCTCACGGTCCGCTCACGAAATGCCTTCTCCCAGTTAGGCGCCGGATTCAAATCGATGTTCGGCGGCGAGCTGGGGGGCATGACCAGGAACCTGGCCGAGAGCCGCAACGAGGCGATGTCGCGGCTGATCAACGAGGCGCGCAACAAAGGCGGCAACGCGATCATCGGGATGCGCTTCGACACGACCGAACTCGGCGACGTGTGGACCGAGATCTGCGCCTACGGCACCGCGGTGCAGGCAGTGCCGGTCACCGACGGCGCCCGCTATACCGCCGCACAACTGGGTTACGGCGGTGCCTCGCAGCCGCAGCAGCAGCCCTACGGCGCCGGCTGA
- a CDS encoding prephenate dehydrogenase, whose protein sequence is MCVLGLGLIGGSIMRAAAAAGREVFGYNRSVEGAHGAQSDGYDAMTDLNQTLIRAAASEALIVLAVPMPALPGMLTHIHESAPNCPLTDVTSVKCAVLDEVTAAGLQARYVGGHPMTGTAHSGWAAGHGGLFNRAPWVVSVDDHVEPAVWSMVMTLALDCGAMVVPARSDEHDAAAAAISHLPHLMAEALAVTAAEVPLAFALAAGSFRDATRVAGTAPDLVRAMCEANTGQLVPAADRIIDLLSRARDSLHCHGSIADLADAGHAARTRYDSFPRSDIVTVVIGAEKWREQLAAAGRAGGVITSALPTLDSPQ, encoded by the coding sequence GTGTGCGTGCTCGGGCTGGGACTCATCGGCGGTTCCATCATGCGAGCCGCCGCCGCAGCGGGCCGTGAAGTCTTCGGCTACAACCGGTCGGTGGAGGGCGCCCATGGCGCCCAGTCCGATGGATATGACGCCATGACCGATCTCAACCAAACGCTGATCCGAGCCGCCGCTAGCGAGGCGTTGATCGTGCTTGCCGTTCCGATGCCGGCCTTGCCGGGGATGCTCACCCATATTCACGAATCGGCACCCAACTGTCCGTTGACCGACGTCACCAGCGTCAAGTGCGCGGTGTTGGACGAGGTCACGGCGGCCGGTCTGCAGGCGCGCTACGTCGGTGGTCACCCGATGACGGGCACCGCGCACTCGGGCTGGGCGGCCGGTCACGGCGGGTTGTTCAACAGGGCTCCCTGGGTGGTCAGCGTGGATGACCATGTCGAACCCGCGGTGTGGTCGATGGTGATGACGCTGGCGCTGGATTGCGGGGCGATGGTGGTGCCGGCTCGATCCGACGAGCACGATGCCGCCGCGGCCGCGATCTCGCACCTGCCGCACCTGATGGCCGAGGCGTTGGCCGTCACCGCCGCCGAAGTGCCGCTTGCTTTCGCGTTGGCCGCGGGGTCGTTCCGCGACGCCACCCGAGTGGCAGGCACCGCTCCGGATCTGGTGCGGGCGATGTGTGAAGCCAACACCGGCCAACTGGTGCCGGCCGCGGACCGGATCATCGACCTGCTGAGCCGTGCCCGTGATTCGCTGCACTGCCACGGTTCGATAGCCGACCTCGCCGACGCGGGCCACGCCGCGCGCACGCGTTACGACAGCTTCCCGCGGTCCGACATCGTCACCGTTGTGATCGGCGCGGAGAAATGGCGCGAGCAACTGGCCGCCGCGGGGCGCGCGGGCGGGGTAATCACATCCGCTCTGCCAACCCTGGATAGTCCACAATGA
- a CDS encoding tRNA adenosine deaminase-associated protein, translating into MGAQRASTQGPAVDTPDGFGVAVVREEGRWRCSPMGPKALTSLGAAETELRELRSAGAVFGLLDVDDEFFVIVRPAPSGTRLLLSDATAALDYDIAAEVLDNLDAEIDPEDLEDADPFEEGDLGLLSDIGLSEAVLGIILDETDLYADEQLGRIAREMGFAEQLSAVIDRLGR; encoded by the coding sequence ATGGGAGCACAACGGGCCTCCACGCAAGGCCCGGCCGTCGATACGCCGGATGGCTTTGGTGTTGCGGTCGTGCGCGAAGAGGGCCGATGGCGCTGTTCTCCGATGGGTCCGAAGGCGCTGACCAGTCTGGGGGCCGCCGAGACGGAGCTGCGTGAACTGCGCAGCGCGGGAGCCGTCTTTGGGCTCCTTGACGTCGATGACGAATTTTTCGTCATCGTGCGCCCCGCGCCCTCGGGAACTCGGCTGCTGCTGTCGGACGCCACCGCCGCGCTGGACTACGACATCGCCGCCGAAGTCCTGGACAATCTGGACGCCGAGATCGATCCCGAGGACCTCGAGGATGCCGATCCGTTCGAGGAAGGCGACCTGGGTCTACTGTCCGACATCGGGTTGTCGGAGGCGGTGCTGGGCATCATCCTCGACGAGACCGACCTCTACGCCGACGAACAGTTGGGCCGCATCGCCCGTGAAATGGGCTTCGCCGAACAGTTGTCGGCGGTGATCGACCGCCTCGGGCGGTGA
- a CDS encoding DUF2237 family protein gives MPDRNVLGGLLEPCGTDPLTGFYRDGCCSTGPEDLGRHTICAVMTTEFLEHQRSIGNDLSTPVPEYRFPGLLPGDRWCVTAVNWLRAHHDGRAAPVVLACTHERTLEVVPLKALREHAVDVPDDLGGM, from the coding sequence ATGCCTGATCGCAACGTGCTGGGTGGCCTCTTGGAACCGTGCGGCACCGATCCGCTTACCGGCTTCTATCGTGACGGCTGCTGCTCGACCGGACCCGAAGACCTCGGCCGGCACACCATCTGTGCGGTCATGACCACCGAATTCCTGGAACACCAGCGCTCCATCGGCAACGACCTGTCGACACCGGTGCCCGAATACCGATTTCCCGGCCTGCTACCCGGCGACCGCTGGTGCGTCACCGCGGTGAACTGGCTGCGTGCCCACCACGATGGCCGCGCCGCTCCGGTGGTGCTGGCGTGCACGCACGAGCGCACCCTCGAGGTGGTGCCGCTCAAGGCGCTGCGGGAGCACGCCGTCGACGTGCCCGACGATCTAGGCGGCATGTAG
- a CDS encoding phosphotransferase family protein, with product MTSVDRLDGLDLAALDRYLRLLGIGRDGALRAELISGGRSNLTFRVYDDASSWLVRRPPLHGLTPSAHDMAREYKVVAALQDTAVPVARTISLCEDDAVLGAPFQIVEFVAGQVVRRRAELEALGSRSVIEGCVDALIRVLVDLHSVDPEAVGLGDFGKPDGYLERQVRRWGSQWELVRLPDDHRDADVTRLHSALQQAIPRQSRTSIVHGDYRIDNTILDAADPSRIRAVVDWELSTLGDPLSDAALMCVYRDPALDLIVNAQAAWTSPLLPTPDDLADRYSLVSGLLLNNWEFYLALAYFKLAIIAAGIDFRRRMSERADRTDSPAEPASDVVAPLVARGLAEIARPSA from the coding sequence GTGACTTCGGTTGACCGACTCGACGGGCTCGACCTAGCCGCGCTGGACCGATATTTGCGTTTGCTCGGGATTGGGCGCGATGGCGCGTTGCGCGCCGAGCTGATCTCCGGTGGGCGCTCCAATCTGACCTTCCGGGTCTACGACGACGCGTCGAGCTGGTTGGTACGGCGTCCGCCCCTACACGGGCTGACACCGTCGGCGCACGATATGGCCCGCGAGTACAAGGTGGTTGCCGCGTTGCAGGACACAGCGGTCCCCGTGGCGCGCACGATCTCGCTGTGCGAGGACGACGCGGTGCTCGGTGCGCCATTCCAGATCGTCGAATTCGTTGCCGGTCAGGTGGTGCGCCGGCGTGCCGAACTCGAAGCGCTCGGCAGCCGTTCGGTCATCGAGGGTTGTGTCGACGCGTTGATCCGGGTACTCGTCGACTTGCACAGCGTGGACCCGGAGGCCGTCGGACTGGGCGACTTCGGCAAACCCGACGGCTATCTGGAACGGCAGGTGCGTCGATGGGGCTCACAATGGGAGCTGGTGCGGCTGCCCGACGATCACCGCGACGCCGACGTTACGCGACTGCATTCGGCGCTGCAGCAAGCCATTCCGCGGCAGAGCCGCACGTCGATCGTGCATGGCGACTACCGGATCGATAACACCATCCTGGACGCCGCGGACCCAAGCCGTATTCGCGCGGTGGTGGACTGGGAACTCTCCACTCTGGGGGACCCGCTCAGTGACGCGGCCCTGATGTGCGTCTACCGCGATCCGGCGTTGGACCTGATCGTCAACGCACAGGCGGCCTGGACGTCTCCGCTGCTGCCGACACCCGACGATCTGGCCGATCGGTACTCGCTGGTCTCCGGATTGCTGCTGAACAACTGGGAGTTCTACCTGGCGCTGGCGTACTTCAAGCTCGCCATCATCGCCGCCGGTATCGATTTCCGTCGCCGCATGTCCGAGCGCGCCGACCGGACGGATAGCCCGGCCGAGCCGGCGTCTGACGTTGTTGCGCCGCTGGTCGCTCGCGGCCTAGCAGAGATCGCCAGACCGAGCGCATAG
- a CDS encoding LapA family protein, translating to MSSNPSGSADPPSRTKVPPASAPKASPPRPDSPVKFTRAAAVWSALIVGFLILIFLLIFIAQNTESASFAFFGWRWSLPLGVAMLLAAVGGGLIAVFAGTARILQLRKVAKSVQPPPAR from the coding sequence ATGAGCAGCAACCCCTCTGGCTCAGCCGATCCGCCATCGCGAACGAAGGTGCCGCCAGCGTCAGCACCCAAGGCCAGTCCGCCACGCCCGGACTCACCGGTCAAGTTCACCCGCGCCGCCGCGGTGTGGTCGGCGCTGATCGTTGGCTTCCTGATCCTTATCTTCTTGTTGATTTTCATCGCCCAGAACACCGAGTCGGCATCGTTCGCGTTCTTCGGTTGGCGCTGGAGCCTGCCGCTTGGGGTGGCCATGTTGTTGGCGGCTGTGGGCGGCGGGCTGATTGCCGTGTTCGCCGGCACGGCGCGGATCCTTCAACTGCGCAAGGTGGCTAAGAGCGTCCAACCGCCGCCGGCTCGCTAA
- a CDS encoding nucleoside deaminase — MTTDEDLIRAALAVAATAGPRDVPIGAVVIGADGTELARAVNAREALGDPTAHAEILALRAAAEVLGDGWRLAGTTVAVTVEPCTMCAGALVLARVERLVFGAWEPKTGAVGSLWDVVRDRRLNHRPEVRGGVLMAECAAPLEAFFARQRLG, encoded by the coding sequence GTGACCACTGATGAAGATCTGATCCGTGCGGCATTGGCGGTCGCCGCGACGGCGGGCCCCCGCGACGTGCCGATCGGTGCGGTGGTCATCGGTGCCGACGGAACCGAACTCGCGCGGGCGGTGAATGCCCGCGAGGCGCTTGGCGATCCCACCGCGCACGCCGAAATCCTGGCGTTGCGGGCGGCGGCCGAGGTCCTCGGCGACGGGTGGCGGCTGGCGGGGACCACCGTGGCGGTGACCGTCGAGCCGTGCACCATGTGCGCGGGTGCGTTGGTGCTGGCGCGCGTCGAGCGGCTGGTGTTCGGCGCCTGGGAGCCCAAGACCGGGGCGGTCGGTTCGTTGTGGGACGTGGTGCGTGATCGGCGGCTCAATCACCGCCCGGAGGTACGCGGCGGGGTGCTGATGGCGGAGTGTGCCGCGCCGCTGGAGGCCTTCTTCGCCCGCCAGCGATTGGGGTGA
- a CDS encoding ABC transporter permease produces MNFLQQALSYLLTASNWTGPVGLGARTFEHLEYTVVALAASALIAVPIGLLIGHTGRGTLVVVGAVNGLRALPTLGVLLLGVLLFGLGLGPPLVALMLLGIPSLLAGTYAGIGSVDPLVVDAARAMGMTESQVLLRVEVPNALPLMLGGLRSATLQVVATATVAAYASLGGLGVYLIDGIKERRFHIALVGALMVAALALLLDGLLALAVWALVPGTGRLRKLTGRPARRPEVAVTDKPATVGGHVLR; encoded by the coding sequence ATGAATTTCCTGCAGCAGGCGCTGTCCTACCTGCTAACCGCCAGCAACTGGACCGGTCCGGTCGGCTTGGGGGCCCGCACCTTCGAGCACTTGGAATACACCGTGGTGGCGCTGGCGGCTTCGGCGCTGATCGCCGTGCCGATCGGTCTGCTCATCGGGCACACCGGTCGCGGCACCCTGGTGGTGGTGGGCGCGGTCAACGGTTTGCGTGCGCTGCCGACGCTGGGGGTGCTGCTGCTGGGGGTGCTGCTGTTCGGGCTGGGCTTGGGACCGCCGCTGGTGGCGCTGATGCTGTTGGGTATCCCGTCACTGTTGGCCGGCACCTACGCGGGCATCGGCAGCGTTGACCCGCTGGTGGTCGACGCTGCCCGGGCGATGGGAATGACCGAGTCGCAGGTGTTGCTGCGCGTCGAGGTGCCCAATGCGCTGCCGCTGATGCTCGGCGGCCTGCGCAGCGCGACGCTGCAGGTGGTCGCCACCGCGACGGTGGCCGCCTACGCCAGTCTCGGCGGGTTGGGCGTCTACTTGATCGACGGGATCAAGGAGCGTCGATTCCACATTGCCCTGGTCGGTGCCCTGATGGTGGCCGCGTTGGCGCTGCTGTTGGATGGCCTGTTGGCGCTGGCGGTGTGGGCGTTGGTGCCGGGCACCGGTCGGCTGCGCAAGCTCACCGGTCGGCCGGCTCGCCGGCCCGAGGTCGCAGTTACCGACAAACCTGCCACGGTCGGTGGACACGTCCTACGGTAG
- a CDS encoding PE family protein, whose translation MQSMSFDPAAADIGSQVVDSAFQGIQAAATASTSLTALSPAGAEEVSAYAAAAFGTAATQMLAMNQAAQEELRRAGEVFTAIARMYSDADTGVARALLGVVSQSGPVLAQQ comes from the coding sequence ATGCAGTCCATGTCATTCGATCCGGCCGCCGCCGACATCGGTTCGCAGGTGGTCGACAGTGCCTTCCAGGGGATACAGGCCGCTGCGACGGCCTCGACCTCGCTGACCGCGTTGTCGCCCGCCGGGGCCGAGGAGGTGTCGGCGTATGCGGCTGCGGCGTTCGGGACCGCGGCCACCCAGATGTTGGCCATGAATCAAGCCGCGCAAGAGGAGCTGAGGAGAGCGGGCGAGGTGTTTACCGCGATAGCTCGCATGTATTCGGACGCCGATACCGGCGTGGCCCGCGCCTTGCTCGGAGTCGTCTCGCAATCCGGCCCCGTCCTCGCCCAGCAGTAG
- a CDS encoding ABC transporter substrate-binding protein: MRRLRRANVAVAMWLGAVCLVASCANADPLGGTTGSVKSIVVGSGDFPESQIVAEIYAQALQANGFDVGRRLGIGSRETYIPALKDHSIDLVPEYIGNLLLYFQPNATVTVLDAVELELYKRLPGDLSILTPSPASDTDTVTVTAATASAWHLKTIADLAVHSADVRFAAPSAFQTRPAGLPGLRHKYALDIRPGNFVTINDGGGAVTVRALVDGTVTAANIFSTSPAIPQNRLAVLEDPEHNFLAGNIVPLVNSRKKSDLLKSVLDAVSAQLTTAGLAELNAAVSGNAGVDPDEAARKWVRDNGFDRPIRQ; encoded by the coding sequence ATGAGGAGGCTGCGTCGCGCAAACGTCGCCGTGGCGATGTGGCTGGGCGCCGTGTGCTTGGTTGCGTCCTGCGCCAACGCCGATCCGCTCGGGGGAACGACCGGCAGCGTGAAGTCCATCGTGGTCGGATCCGGTGACTTCCCGGAATCGCAGATCGTCGCCGAAATCTACGCACAAGCATTGCAGGCCAACGGCTTCGACGTCGGACGGCGGTTGGGAATTGGCAGTCGAGAGACGTATATCCCGGCGCTCAAAGACCATTCCATCGACCTGGTGCCGGAGTACATCGGCAACCTGCTGTTGTACTTTCAACCCAACGCCACAGTCACCGTCCTCGATGCCGTCGAGTTGGAGCTCTACAAGCGACTTCCCGGGGACCTGTCGATTCTGACGCCCTCACCGGCCTCCGACACCGACACCGTGACCGTCACCGCCGCGACCGCCTCCGCTTGGCACCTGAAAACAATCGCGGACTTGGCAGTGCATTCCGCTGATGTGCGGTTTGCGGCGCCATCGGCGTTCCAGACCCGTCCGGCCGGGTTGCCAGGGCTGCGACACAAGTACGCACTGGACATTCGCCCGGGTAATTTTGTGACCATTAACGACGGTGGCGGTGCGGTGACGGTACGAGCGCTGGTCGACGGAACCGTCACCGCCGCCAACATCTTCAGCACCTCTCCGGCTATCCCGCAGAACCGCTTGGCGGTGCTGGAGGATCCTGAGCATAATTTCCTGGCGGGAAACATTGTGCCGCTGGTGAATTCACGGAAGAAGTCGGATCTGCTCAAAAGCGTGCTGGACGCGGTGTCGGCGCAGCTGACCACCGCTGGCTTGGCTGAACTCAATGCCGCGGTCTCGGGCAACGCTGGCGTAGACCCCGACGAAGCCGCACGGAAATGGGTGCGGGACAACGGTTTCGATCGCCCAATTCGACAGTAG
- a CDS encoding putative glycolipid-binding domain-containing protein: protein MNAVPSDPNPSVWPAMLTWRAQDISRMESVRIQLSGKRIRANGRIVAAATANNPAFGAHYDLQTDEAGATKRFGLTVTLAERERQLAIARDEENMWLVSDHQGQRREAYNGALDIDLVFSPFFNALPIRRIGIHERAESIVLPVVYVNVPDMVVTAATVSYASEGRPDGIKLRSPVADTTVTVDSDGFIVDYPGLAERM, encoded by the coding sequence GTGAACGCAGTCCCGTCTGATCCGAACCCCAGTGTCTGGCCGGCGATGTTGACCTGGCGCGCGCAGGACATCTCGCGCATGGAATCGGTACGAATCCAGTTGTCCGGCAAGCGGATCAGGGCCAACGGCCGGATTGTGGCCGCTGCGACCGCGAACAATCCGGCGTTCGGCGCGCACTATGACCTGCAGACCGACGAGGCCGGTGCCACCAAACGGTTCGGGCTGACCGTCACGCTGGCCGAACGGGAACGCCAGCTCGCGATTGCCCGCGACGAGGAGAACATGTGGTTGGTCAGCGATCACCAGGGGCAGCGGCGCGAGGCGTATAACGGCGCTTTGGACATCGACTTGGTGTTCAGTCCGTTCTTCAACGCTCTGCCGATCCGGCGCATCGGGATACACGAGCGGGCGGAATCGATCGTGCTGCCGGTGGTCTATGTCAACGTGCCGGATATGGTCGTTACCGCGGCGACCGTGAGCTATGCCAGCGAAGGACGTCCAGACGGGATCAAGCTGCGTTCACCGGTCGCCGACACCACGGTGACTGTCGACTCCGACGGGTTCATTGTGGACTATCCAGGGTTGGCAGAGCGGATGTGA
- a CDS encoding M1 family metallopeptidase — translation MKASAKTAKKAPRSVGPAVFDEYLPHNGNSGYRVSRYELDLQYKVAINRLSGSATITAITLTELQQFTLDLSDALAVSKVTVNGKRAAQFSCRAGKLRVRLAAKLATGAAMSIVVRYGGSPRPLPTVWGDVGFEELTEGVLVAGQPNGAASWFPCNDHPSAKAAYRIQISTESPYRVVANGKLVSRRVRAAQTVWTYEQPEPTSSYLVTLQIGRYEMAELAKAPVPMRAALPQRLRREFDHDFARQPEMMELFIDLFGPYPLASGYTVVVTDDPLEIPLEAQGISIFGANHCDGTRGSERLIAHELAHQWFGNSVTARRWRDIWLHEGFACYAEWLWSEHSGGLSADELARYHHERLCEEPQDLLLADPGPGEMFDDRVYKRGALTLHALRARIGDERFFALLKDWTTRYRHATVATDDFTGLAAAYSDESLRPLWDGWLYAAKVP, via the coding sequence GTGAAAGCTTCTGCCAAGACGGCCAAGAAGGCCCCCCGCAGCGTAGGCCCGGCGGTATTCGACGAGTACCTGCCGCACAACGGCAACTCCGGCTACCGGGTATCGCGCTACGAGTTGGATCTGCAGTACAAGGTTGCGATCAACCGGCTGTCGGGGTCGGCGACCATCACCGCGATCACTCTCACCGAACTGCAGCAGTTCACCCTGGACCTGTCCGACGCGTTGGCGGTGTCGAAGGTTACCGTGAACGGCAAGCGCGCCGCCCAATTCTCTTGTCGCGCCGGCAAGTTGCGGGTCCGCCTGGCAGCCAAGCTTGCGACCGGTGCGGCCATGTCGATCGTGGTGCGCTACGGCGGTTCACCGCGGCCGTTGCCGACGGTATGGGGCGACGTCGGGTTCGAGGAACTGACCGAGGGCGTACTGGTCGCCGGACAACCCAACGGCGCCGCGTCATGGTTCCCGTGCAACGACCACCCCAGCGCCAAAGCCGCCTATCGCATCCAGATCAGCACCGAGAGCCCGTACCGGGTGGTCGCCAACGGCAAGCTGGTGTCCCGGCGGGTGCGAGCCGCGCAGACCGTATGGACCTACGAGCAACCCGAGCCGACGTCGAGCTACCTCGTCACCTTGCAGATCGGCCGCTACGAGATGGCGGAGTTGGCCAAGGCGCCGGTCCCGATGCGGGCCGCCCTGCCCCAACGGCTGCGGCGCGAGTTCGACCACGACTTCGCCCGCCAACCCGAGATGATGGAGCTGTTCATCGATCTGTTCGGACCGTATCCGCTGGCAAGCGGCTACACCGTCGTGGTCACCGACGATCCACTAGAGATCCCACTTGAAGCTCAGGGGATTTCGATCTTCGGAGCCAACCATTGCGACGGCACGCGGGGATCCGAACGGCTCATCGCTCACGAACTGGCGCACCAGTGGTTCGGCAATTCGGTGACGGCCCGGCGGTGGCGCGACATCTGGCTGCACGAGGGATTCGCGTGTTACGCGGAGTGGTTGTGGTCCGAACACAGCGGGGGCCTCAGCGCCGATGAGCTCGCCCGCTACCACCACGAACGGCTGTGCGAGGAGCCGCAAGATCTGCTACTGGCCGACCCGGGACCGGGGGAGATGTTCGACGACCGCGTGTACAAGCGCGGCGCGCTGACCCTACACGCGCTGCGCGCGCGGATAGGTGACGAGAGATTCTTTGCGCTGCTCAAGGATTGGACGACCCGATACCGGCACGCCACCGTCGCCACCGACGATTTCACCGGCTTGGCCGCCGCCTACTCCGACGAGTCGCTGCGGCCACTGTGGGATGGGTGGCTGTACGCGGCGAAAGTGCCGTGA
- a CDS encoding ABC transporter ATP-binding protein, translating to MIRFDDVSKVYAHGATAVDQLRLEVPNGMLTVFVGPSGCGKTTALRMINRMVDPTSGTITVDGTDVSTVNPVKLRLGIGYVIQNAGLMPHQRVIDNVATVPVLKGQSRRAARKAAVEILERVGLDPKVATRYPAQLSGGEQQRVGVARALAADPPILLMDEPFSAVDPVVRHELQNEILRLQSELHKTIVFVTHDIDEAFKLADLVAVFAPGGALQQYERTARLLSSPANDFVSKFIGLGRGYRWLQFFDAAGLPVHDIEHVSVTGLSAAPATELRDGWALVVDGEGAPLGWIDDDGLRRHRGGTALSESMTVGGSVFRPNGNLSQALDAALSSPSGVGVAVDGGGKVIGGVLAADVLAAFQQGKPGGGAKPCTT from the coding sequence TTGATTCGCTTCGACGATGTCAGCAAGGTGTATGCCCACGGCGCTACCGCCGTGGACCAGCTACGCCTGGAGGTCCCCAACGGCATGCTGACCGTCTTCGTCGGCCCCTCCGGCTGCGGCAAGACCACCGCGCTGCGGATGATCAACCGGATGGTCGATCCGACCTCCGGCACCATCACCGTCGACGGCACCGACGTGTCGACGGTCAATCCGGTGAAGCTGCGCCTGGGAATTGGCTATGTCATCCAGAATGCGGGATTGATGCCCCACCAGCGGGTTATCGACAACGTCGCAACGGTGCCGGTGCTGAAGGGCCAGTCGCGCCGGGCCGCTCGCAAAGCCGCCGTCGAGATCCTCGAGCGGGTCGGGCTGGACCCCAAGGTCGCCACCCGCTACCCCGCCCAGCTCTCCGGCGGCGAACAGCAACGCGTCGGCGTGGCGCGCGCACTGGCGGCGGACCCACCGATCTTGTTGATGGACGAGCCGTTCTCGGCGGTCGACCCGGTGGTTCGTCACGAGTTGCAGAACGAAATACTGCGTCTACAAAGCGAATTGCACAAGACCATCGTCTTCGTAACGCATGACATCGACGAGGCGTTCAAGCTCGCCGACCTGGTGGCGGTATTCGCCCCGGGCGGCGCGCTGCAGCAGTACGAGAGGACCGCGCGGCTGTTGTCCAGTCCGGCAAATGATTTCGTGTCGAAGTTCATTGGTCTCGGCCGCGGCTATCGGTGGCTGCAGTTCTTCGACGCGGCCGGGCTGCCGGTGCACGACATCGAGCACGTCTCGGTGACTGGCCTTTCCGCTGCCCCGGCCACGGAACTTCGCGACGGCTGGGCGCTGGTGGTCGATGGCGAGGGTGCGCCGTTGGGCTGGATCGACGACGACGGGCTGCGACGTCACCGCGGCGGCACGGCTTTGTCGGAGAGCATGACCGTCGGCGGATCGGTGTTCCGACCGAACGGGAACCTCAGCCAGGCGCTGGATGCGGCATTGTCCTCGCCGTCGGGGGTGGGTGTCGCCGTTGACGGCGGCGGCAAGGTCATCGGCGGGGTACTGGCCGCCGACGTGCTGGCTGCATTCCAACAGGGCAAGCCCGGGGGAGGGGCCAAGCCGTGCACTACCTGA